A section of the Cryobacterium soli genome encodes:
- a CDS encoding ATP-binding cassette domain-containing protein, whose protein sequence is MPIGSVIEFSNITKRFGQVTAVNDLSFTVEPGRVTGFLGPNGAGKTTTLRMLLGLVAPTSGTATFGGLRYRDLPRPLATVGAALEAASFHPGRSAANHLGVYTIAAGLPRTRVAEVLHQVGLAEHADQRVGGYSLGMRQRLGLAYSLLGDPGVLVLDEPINGLDPEGIKWIRGFLSSMAAEGRTVLVSSHLLSEVQQSVDDVIIIAKGELVHSGPLSSLDTNIAPQVIVDSPDRDALVAALTAADLQFTSGRTGLIVAVPDPGQVGHIAFVAGVELNVLHRQKAGLEDSFLALVDGGESL, encoded by the coding sequence ATGCCAATCGGCTCGGTCATCGAATTCAGCAATATCACCAAGAGGTTTGGGCAGGTCACGGCCGTCAACGACCTCTCCTTCACGGTCGAGCCCGGCCGGGTGACCGGATTCCTGGGCCCGAACGGCGCCGGCAAGACCACGACCCTCCGGATGCTGCTGGGCCTGGTGGCCCCCACCTCCGGCACCGCCACCTTCGGCGGGCTGCGCTACCGGGACCTGCCCCGCCCGCTGGCCACCGTGGGAGCGGCCCTCGAAGCCGCCAGCTTCCACCCCGGCCGCTCGGCCGCCAATCACCTCGGCGTGTACACGATCGCCGCCGGGCTGCCCCGCACCCGGGTCGCCGAGGTGCTGCACCAGGTGGGCCTGGCCGAACACGCCGACCAGCGCGTCGGCGGCTACTCCCTGGGCATGCGCCAGCGCCTGGGCCTGGCCTACTCACTGCTCGGCGACCCCGGCGTGCTCGTGCTCGACGAGCCGATCAACGGCCTGGACCCGGAGGGCATCAAGTGGATCCGCGGGTTCCTCAGCAGCATGGCCGCCGAGGGCCGCACCGTGTTGGTGAGCTCGCACCTGCTCAGCGAGGTGCAGCAGAGCGTCGACGACGTGATCATCATCGCCAAGGGCGAGCTGGTGCACTCCGGCCCGTTGTCGAGCTTGGACACCAACATCGCCCCACAGGTCATCGTGGACTCCCCCGACCGGGACGCCCTCGTGGCCGCGCTCACCGCGGCGGACCTGCAATTCACCTCGGGCCGCACAGGCCTGATCGTGGCCGTGCCCGACCCCGGCCAGGTGGGCCACATCGCCTTTGTCGCCGGTGTGGAACTGAACGTGCTGCATAGGCAGAAGGCCGGCCTGGAGGACTCCTTCCTCGCCCTCGTCGACGGAGGCGAATCGCTGTGA
- a CDS encoding ABC transporter permease, producing MNLILRPVAAEFSKILTTRMWWILALVLFGYIALLAGGLSALFGGIDSGAISSDSVNTGGGGSLAGLGSLPPLIYSFAASVGYVFPVLLGALASTGEFRHQTLTPTFLATPRRARVLGAKTIALFVVGAAFGVVALAASVGIGAVVFNGFGIDPLLADSATWALIGRTVLAMALWAVIGVGLGVLVPSQVASIVIVLAFTQFVEPLLRFASSFTEVTADVGKFLPGAASDALVGASFFTLASPGGAVLESWQGGLVLLAYGLLATGFGYLVSWKRDVT from the coding sequence GTGAACCTGATCCTGCGCCCCGTGGCCGCCGAATTCAGCAAGATCCTCACCACCCGCATGTGGTGGATCCTCGCCCTGGTGCTGTTCGGCTACATCGCCCTCCTGGCCGGCGGCCTCTCCGCCCTGTTCGGCGGCATCGACAGCGGCGCCATCAGCTCGGACTCCGTGAACACCGGCGGTGGCGGCAGCCTGGCCGGGCTCGGCAGCCTGCCCCCGCTCATCTACAGCTTCGCCGCCTCGGTCGGTTACGTCTTCCCGGTGCTGCTGGGGGCCCTGGCCAGCACCGGCGAGTTCCGCCACCAGACCCTCACACCCACCTTCCTGGCCACGCCCCGTCGTGCCCGGGTGCTCGGCGCCAAGACCATCGCCCTGTTCGTGGTCGGCGCGGCCTTCGGCGTCGTCGCTCTGGCGGCATCCGTGGGCATCGGCGCCGTGGTCTTCAACGGCTTCGGCATCGACCCGCTGCTCGCCGACTCGGCGACCTGGGCGCTGATCGGCCGCACCGTGCTGGCCATGGCGCTCTGGGCCGTCATCGGCGTGGGGCTGGGAGTTCTCGTGCCCAGCCAGGTGGCGTCGATCGTGATCGTGCTCGCATTCACCCAGTTCGTCGAACCGCTGCTGCGCTTCGCGTCGTCGTTCACCGAAGTGACGGCGGATGTGGGCAAGTTCCTGCCCGGCGCCGCCTCCGACGCGCTCGTGGGGGCGAGTTTCTTCACCCTCGCCAGCCCGGGCGGGGCCGTGCTGGAGAGCTGGCAGGGCGGTCTCGTGCTGCTGGCCTACGGGCTGCTCGCCACGGGCTTCGGCTACCTGGTGAGCTGGAAGCGGGACGTGACCTGA
- a CDS encoding MDR family oxidoreductase, translating to MPAPEFRAIVVDRTEDESGKRSQSAALTTVTDAMLMDGDVTVAVEFSSINFKDGLALMGRPGVARVWPLIAGIDFVGTVESSSDPRWGVGDRVILNGSGIGESHHGGLAERARVSGASLVRLPEALSPVRAAAIGTAGFTAMLAVLALERGGVLPESGDVLVTGAAGGVGSIAIALLAARGYHVVASTGRGDELGDYLRGLGAAEILDRHTLGEPGKPLQTQRWAGAVDSVGSHTLANVLAQTHQGGVVASCGLAQGADLPTTVMPFILRAVTLAGINSVEAPLDRREEAWSRLATDLDLGLLDGLTEVIALDESFAAAERILAGRIHGRTVVDVRR from the coding sequence ATGCCTGCTCCCGAGTTCCGCGCCATCGTCGTCGACCGTACCGAGGATGAATCGGGCAAACGCAGCCAATCCGCCGCGCTGACCACGGTGACCGACGCCATGCTCATGGACGGCGACGTCACCGTGGCCGTCGAGTTCTCCAGCATCAACTTCAAGGACGGCCTGGCTCTGATGGGCCGGCCCGGCGTGGCCCGGGTCTGGCCGTTGATCGCCGGCATCGACTTCGTGGGCACCGTCGAGTCGAGCAGCGACCCCCGCTGGGGCGTCGGCGACCGGGTCATCCTCAACGGGTCGGGTATCGGCGAGAGCCACCACGGCGGCCTCGCGGAACGTGCCCGGGTCTCGGGCGCTTCGCTGGTGCGGCTGCCGGAGGCCCTGAGCCCCGTGCGCGCGGCCGCCATCGGCACGGCCGGGTTCACCGCGATGCTCGCAGTGCTCGCGCTCGAGCGCGGCGGAGTGCTGCCCGAGTCCGGCGACGTGCTCGTCACCGGCGCGGCCGGCGGGGTCGGGTCCATCGCCATCGCCCTGCTCGCCGCCCGCGGCTACCACGTCGTCGCCTCCACGGGACGAGGCGACGAACTCGGCGATTACCTGCGGGGCCTCGGCGCCGCGGAGATCCTCGACCGGCACACCCTGGGCGAGCCCGGGAAGCCGCTGCAGACCCAGCGCTGGGCCGGTGCCGTCGACTCCGTCGGCAGCCACACCCTGGCCAACGTGCTGGCCCAGACGCATCAGGGCGGGGTCGTGGCCTCCTGCGGCCTGGCCCAGGGCGCCGACCTGCCCACGACCGTGATGCCGTTCATCCTGCGCGCCGTCACCCTGGCCGGAATCAACTCGGTCGAGGCGCCGCTGGACCGCCGCGAAGAGGCCTGGAGTCGCCTGGCCACCGACCTCGACCTGGGGCTGCTCGACGGCCTCACCGAGGTCATCGCGCTCGACGAATCTTTCGCAGCCGCCGAACGCATCCTGGCCGGCCGGATCCACGGCCGCACGGTGGTGGACGTACGCCGCTGA
- a CDS encoding DUF1304 domain-containing protein, with amino-acid sequence MAIIASVFVALAAVLHVYIFLMESAWWTRPKIWQRFGLASQADAETTKVLAYNQGFYNLFLAVGAAIGLFLYFGGPRDAGTALILFSTASMFTAAIVLTTTGPGKVRAALTQGTLPLIGFILFLAA; translated from the coding sequence ATGGCCATCATCGCTTCAGTTTTCGTCGCCCTCGCGGCCGTCCTGCACGTGTACATCTTCCTCATGGAGAGCGCGTGGTGGACGCGGCCGAAGATCTGGCAGCGTTTCGGCCTGGCCAGCCAGGCCGACGCCGAGACGACCAAGGTACTCGCCTACAACCAAGGCTTTTACAACCTGTTCCTGGCGGTGGGCGCGGCCATCGGCCTGTTCCTCTACTTCGGCGGCCCCCGGGACGCCGGCACTGCGTTGATCCTGTTCAGCACAGCGTCGATGTTCACGGCCGCGATCGTGCTCACCACGACGGGACCGGGCAAGGTCCGGGCCGCGTTGACCCAGGGTACGCTGCCGCTGATCGGATTCATCCTGTTCCTGGCCGCCTAG
- a CDS encoding dienelactone hydrolase family protein, producing the protein MTHVILFHHAQGLTDGVAEFAQRPRDAGHDVVVPDLYDGLTFDSIDAGVAHAEKLGFATIIERGTLAADALPPDTVYAGFSLGSLPAQKLAQTRPGALGALLYHGGVPAGSFASDWPGTVALQVHVGSGDEWIELEDAEELVDEAGAAELFIYPTGGHLIADSSLEEYDEEFAELILERSIQFLDRLG; encoded by the coding sequence GTGACCCACGTCATCCTCTTCCACCACGCCCAAGGCCTCACCGACGGGGTCGCGGAATTCGCCCAGCGGCCGCGGGACGCCGGCCACGACGTGGTCGTGCCCGACCTCTATGACGGTCTCACCTTCGACTCGATCGATGCCGGGGTCGCCCACGCGGAGAAGCTGGGCTTTGCGACCATCATCGAGCGGGGCACTCTGGCCGCGGATGCCCTGCCGCCGGACACCGTGTACGCCGGGTTCTCGCTGGGCTCCCTGCCGGCGCAGAAACTCGCCCAGACCCGCCCGGGCGCCCTCGGGGCGCTGCTGTACCACGGCGGTGTGCCGGCGGGCTCGTTCGCGTCGGACTGGCCGGGGACCGTGGCGTTGCAGGTGCACGTCGGCAGCGGCGACGAGTGGATCGAACTCGAGGACGCCGAGGAGCTCGTCGACGAGGCCGGGGCGGCCGAGCTGTTCATCTACCCCACCGGCGGCCACCTCATCGCCGACTCCAGTCTCGAGGAGTACGACGAGGAGTTCGCCGAGCTGATTCTGGAGCGCTCCATCCAGTTCCTCGACCGCCTGGGCTGA
- a CDS encoding helix-turn-helix domain-containing protein — protein sequence MTSEPASVLKTVGARLRELRLQSGRTQAQLSAATGISESTLSRLESGQRTPTLELLLALSSAHDVTIDDLVRAPADDDPRLDQRPFTRHGTTFIPLSREKGGLQAYKQILPGRTSADVLEQRTHEGFDWFYVLSGRLRLVLGEHDMILGAGEVAEFDTRVPHAFGSAGPEPAEILSLFGHQGERIHVRASTVR from the coding sequence ATGACCAGCGAACCGGCATCCGTTCTGAAAACCGTCGGCGCTCGCCTGCGGGAGCTCAGGCTGCAGAGCGGGCGCACCCAGGCACAGCTCTCCGCCGCGACCGGCATTTCAGAGAGCACCCTCTCCAGGCTTGAGTCCGGACAGCGCACCCCCACACTGGAACTGCTGCTCGCACTGTCGAGCGCCCATGACGTGACCATCGACGACCTCGTGCGAGCTCCCGCCGACGACGACCCGAGGCTCGACCAGCGGCCGTTCACGCGGCACGGCACGACGTTCATCCCACTGAGCCGGGAGAAGGGCGGGCTGCAGGCGTACAAGCAGATCCTGCCCGGACGCACGAGCGCCGATGTGCTCGAGCAGCGCACCCACGAGGGCTTCGACTGGTTCTACGTTCTCAGCGGTCGGCTGCGGCTCGTGCTGGGTGAGCACGACATGATCCTCGGGGCGGGCGAGGTCGCCGAATTCGACACCCGGGTGCCGCACGCCTTCGGCAGCGCCGGCCCTGAACCGGCGGAGATCCTCAGCCTGTTCGGCCACCAGGGCGAACGTATCCACGTGCGCGCCAGCACGGTGCGCTGA